Proteins found in one Micropterus dolomieu isolate WLL.071019.BEF.003 ecotype Adirondacks linkage group LG12, ASM2129224v1, whole genome shotgun sequence genomic segment:
- the LOC123980837 gene encoding complement C1q tumor necrosis factor-related protein 3-like, translating to MNFTILLFVSLFCGLIWAQDDVIPPETEENTEIQSCFPDMCNLLKEFGAMREKLGVMENRLKDSETKLKDSENQIIELKNKERTMVVFSAGTGGNGAIGPFNTETTVIYRTVKTNIGNAYSPFTGIFAAPVPGVYYFTFFYHAGGANPVSLALVKNGQAVATAYDHRTSHDGADNGGNAVFLQLQQGDQVFVRLGANTNIWGNDAITTFSGFLVSEV from the exons ATgaattttactattttattgtttgtatcaCTGTTCTGTGGCCTGATTTGGGCCCAGGATGATGTCATTCCTccagaaacagaagaaaacactgaaatacagtCATGCTTTCCTGACATGTGTAATCTCCTGAAAGAGTTTGGTGCCATGAGAGAAAAACTGGGAGTTATGGAAAACAGGCTGAAGGACAGTGAAACCAAACTGAAGGACAGTGAAAACCAGATTATTGAACTGAAGAACAAAG AAAGAACCATGGTAGTATTCAGTGCAGGAACAGGTGGGAATGGAGCCATTGGACCCTTCAACACAGAAACAACTGTAATCTACAgaacagtgaaaacaaacatcGGTAATGCCTACAGTCCATTCACTG GTATCTTTGCTGCACCTGTTCCAGGCGTTTATTACTTCACATTCTTTTATCATGCTGGAGGAGCCAACCCAGTGAGTCTAGCCCTCGTGAAGAATGGCCAAGCTGTTGCGACAGCCTATGACCACCGTACATCGCATGACGGGGCTGATAACGGAGGCAATGCAGTGTTCTTGCAGCTGCAGCAAGGGGACCAGGTTTTTGTACGCTTAGGTGCAAATACAAATATTTGGGGAAACGATGCCATTACCACCTTCAGCGGTTTTCTAGTCAGTGAGGTTTGA
- the casq1b gene encoding calsequestrin-1b: MKWGWVFLAVFLSLGTLSWGEKGLEIPEYDGRDRVHELNAKNYKSVMKKYDVMVIYYHKNVDGNRSAMKQFQIEELALELAAQVLDDLDDEDIGFGLVDQKKDSAVAKKLGLDEVESIYIFCDNEIIEYDGELAADTLVEFLYDVIEDPVEIIDNERELKGFHNIDEVIKLVGYFKSEKSPHFIEYDDAAEEFHPFVKFFATFDPKIAKKLKLKLNEVDFYEPFMEEPVTIPGKPYVESELVEYIEQHDRPTLRKLEPHSMYEIWEDDIDGEHIVAFAEEDDPDGFEFLEILKEVARENTNNPNLSIIWIDPDNFPLLVPYWEKTFFIDLSSPHIGVVDVEDADSVWMEMDDDDDMPTADVLEQWIEDVLSGKIDPDDDDEEEEDDDDDEDDEDDDEDDDDDDDDEDDDEDDEDDDEDDDEDDDDEDDDDDDEDDDDEDDDDEDDDDE, encoded by the exons ATGAAGTGGGGCTGGGTGTTTTTGGCGGTCTTCCTATCCTTGGGGACCCTGTCCTGGGGAGAGAAGGGCTTGGAAATCCCCGAGTATGATGGCAGAGACCGCGTCCATGAACTCAACGCCAAGAACTACAAGTCTGTCATGAAGAAGTACGATGTGATGGTGATCTACTACCACAAAAATGTGGATGGGAACCGCAGTGCCATGAAGCAGTTTCAGATAGAGGAGCTGGCTTTGGAG CTTGCAGCCCAAGTTCTTGATGATCTTGATGATGAGGACATTGGATTCGGCCTGGTGGATCAAAAGAAGGACTCTGCTGTTGCTAAGAAGCTAG GTCTAGACGAAGTGGAAAGCATCTACATCTTTTGTGACAATGAGATCATCGAGTACGATGGAGAGCTCGCTGCAGACACCCTGGTTGAGTTCCTCTATGAC GTAATTGAAGACCCCGTGGAGATCATTGACAACGAGCGTGAGCTGAAGGGTTTCCACAACATTGATGAGGTCATCAAGCTGGTTGGCTATTTCAAGAGCGAGAAATCTCCTC ACTTTATAGAGTATGATGATGCAGCTGAGGAGTTCCATCCCTTTGTCAAATTCTTTGCCACATTTGACCCCAAG ATTGCCAAGaagctgaagctgaagctgaaTGAAGTTGATTTCTATGAGCCATTCATGGAAGAACCCGTCACCATTCCAGGAAAGCCCTATGTTGAGTCTGAACTTGTTGAATACATTGAACAGCATGACAG GCCTACTCTGAGGAAGCTTGAGCCTCACAGCATGTATGAGATCTGG gAGGATGACATTGATGGAGAGCACATTGTTGCATTTGCTGAGGAAGATGACCCAG ATGGTTTTGAATTCCTGGAAATCCTGAAGGAGGTGGCACGCGAGAACACCAACAACCCCAACCTCAGCATCATCTGGATTGACCCTGACAATTTCCCCCTG ctGGTGCCATACTGGGAGAAGACCTTCTTCATTGACCTCTCTTCTCCACATATTGGTGTGGTTGATGTTGAGGAT GCCGACAGCGTGTGGATGGAAATGGATGACGATGATGACATGCCCACAGCTGATGTGCTCGAGCAGTGGATTGAGGACGTTCTTTCTGGAAAGATCGAcccagatgatgatgatgaagaagaagaagatgatgatgatgatgaagatgacgaAGATGACGACgaagatgatgatgacgatgatgatgatgaagatgacgacgaagatgatgaagatgacgACGAAGATGACGacgaagatgatgatgatgaagatgatgatgatgatgatgaagatgatgatgacgaagatgatgatgacgaagatgacgatgatgaataa